The genomic DNA GCTTTGGCATATCTGAAATCATTCAGATTGCTGTGTGCACACAGGCATGGAACCTGGGGGGTGGAACAGCTGAATCAGTGGGTTGATTAGGTGCTTGTTAGTAAGAGACTGATCGTGAAGCAGGGGGAATGGTATGAGGGCAGACCGGTTATGATAACCGGAAATCATTATGCGCTGGGTCTGTTTAATGGCGATATTGGTTTAGTTCTAAGCGATGACCAAGGACTCTTGCGGGTCTGGTTTGAAACAAGTCGGCAGCAGGTTCGATCTTTTTCAACAGCCCGCATACCTGCCCATGAAACAGCCTATGCCCTGACGGTCCATAAGTCGCAGGGGTCGGAGTTTGATCATGTTATTCTTGTTCTACCCGAACAATCATCTCGACTTGTTACCAGAGAACTTCTGTATACAGCTATAACCAGGGCCAAGAAGAGTTTTGAGCTTTGGGGCAGCGTGGATGTTTTTAATGATGGGGTCAGAAAAATTACACAGCGCAACACCGGTCTATCGGAAAAACTGTCGGGTGCGCATTGAAGATGACAAGGTACTTTTTTGTGCGCGTGATATGTGAAAAAATTTAAAAAAATATTTATTGAGATTACCAACAACTGTAACCTCTCATGCAGCTTCTGCCACCGCAGCAAAAGAGCCAAGGCCTATATGCCGCCGGAAGAGTTTTCCGTGATCATCCGGCAGGCGAAGGCGTTCACCAGCTATATTGCCCTGCATGTACTGGGTGAGCCTTTACTGCACCCTGATCTTGGCCGATTGCTGGCTGATTGCCATGGGCAGAATCTGGCAGTCAATCTGACCACCAACGGGACCTTGCTGCATAAACGGCAGCAGATTCTTTTTGAAAGTCCGGCAGTACGCCAGCTCAATATCTCTCTGCATAGTGGTGCTGAGATAGATGCAGGCGCAGGGCTTTCTCAATATCTGGCTGGAATTTTCGATTTTATCGACATGGCCAGGACTGCCAGACCGATCTATATCAGTTTGCGACTCTGGAATGTGACAGAGGAAAGAACTTCGATTTCTCCCCACGATGAGTTTATTCTGCGAGAAATTGAAAATTTTTTTCACTTGCCGGTACGAGTTGCTGAAGGTGTAACTCCCGGCCATGGCATCACTTTGGCCCCAAACATATTCTTAAGTCGGAATGCTCGCTTTTCCTGGCCGCATAGCCTGGTCCCAGAGTTGAGCAGTTCAGGGTTTTGCCGGGGATTGCGCGACCATGTGGCGATTTTGGTCGACGGAACAGTCGTGCCCTGCTGTCTGGATGCCGAGGCGGATATTAAGCTTGGTAATATCCACGAACTTTCTTTAGCTGACATACTTAGGTCGTCACGGGCCTCTGCGATGTATGAAGGATTTTCTCAAAGGCGGTTGCTGGAATCCCTTTGCCGCAGGTGCAGTTACCGTGAG from Desulfobulbaceae bacterium includes the following:
- a CDS encoding SPASM domain-containing protein; the protein is MKKFKKIFIEITNNCNLSCSFCHRSKRAKAYMPPEEFSVIIRQAKAFTSYIALHVLGEPLLHPDLGRLLADCHGQNLAVNLTTNGTLLHKRQQILFESPAVRQLNISLHSGAEIDAGAGLSQYLAGIFDFIDMARTARPIYISLRLWNVTEERTSISPHDEFILREIENFFHLPVRVAEGVTPGHGITLAPNIFLSRNARFSWPHSLVPELSSSGFCRGLRDHVAILVDGTVVPCCLDAEADIKLGNIHELSLADILRSSRASAMYEGFSQRRLLESLCRRCSYRESF
- a CDS encoding ATP-binding domain-containing protein, which gives rise to MKQGEWYEGRPVMITGNHYALGLFNGDIGLVLSDDQGLLRVWFETSRQQVRSFSTARIPAHETAYALTVHKSQGSEFDHVILVLPEQSSRLVTRELLYTAITRAKKSFELWGSVDVFNDGVRKITQRNTGLSEKLSGAH